A region of the Callithrix jacchus isolate 240 chromosome 10, calJac240_pri, whole genome shotgun sequence genome:
CTGACAAATGAGTCTGTGATAGGGccaggaatttgcatttttaatttgtaCACCATGTGAATTCTATGGTgagtaataattttataattcagaAACATTAGCTTATATCATTTAATCATCCaaatatgcattcattcattcatttattcaattcaCAAAATACATAATGAGCTATTGTCATTTTTAAAGGCACCAcactgtgttctgagaaatgcaataATGAATCAAGTACTCTGTTCATTGCAGTTTAGAAACCTAGTAGAAGACATTAGACAACTAATCACACAAATATCTAAAGTGTGctataaagtaaaaatacaagGTAAATTGAGAGTTCTTAACAGGGCATCATTTCTATACCTTGCCTGAAGAAGTGATTGTTAAAGGTTCTTCTGCTTGGACATTGTATACCCAGCACATCTTACCTGccaagaggagaagaaagaggccGGACTTAGTAGGTTAGGATTTGCTGGGTGCTGAGCTCCCATGTACTCGTCTGTGCAAATGTCACACTTTTCTGCATCCCGCCAGTCCCAATATGGAATAGTGAAGTTTTCGTCTCCTGTCACCTTTTGGATTTCTTGTTCCCACCGCAACAAGAAGAGTCTATGCCAAGGCAGAAAACCTGGTGCTTCATGGGCAAAATCAATGTCTTTCCAGATTTTAGATCCCCCAAGCAGTGCATCCATTGACACATAATAATGAATCCAGACAAAGAGGTCATAAATGTTGATGTCACTGAACATGGGTGTTGATCCGTTTTTCATTTGGCCATAGGTGCCTGTGGGGATGACATAGTCTGAGCTGATAGTTTGCTTTGCTAAAGTGAGGTAGGCCAAAAATTTGTCCTTCTCTGGGACACTCAAATCAAAGATATTTCTTCTCACCAAGAGTCGTCTCTCTGTGCAGTTTGGTCCCCAAAAGCCAAACTTGCAGTTTCCACAGTTGAATCCCATGAAGTTGCCAAAGCACTGGCAGGTCCTATTATAAAAGATAGAAGGCCATGATTCCCGGTCATCCACTCCTGTGAAGGGAAATTGAGGCCCAAGCGGTGCATTGGACAGAAGGATATTCTGACAGGCACCTCTGCCTGAAAGCTGGCCACAGGGACTCCCGTCACCACTCCACGGCGGGCAGCATTCCTTCTCCATCAGGTTCTTAGAGGAGACACAGGCTCGAGGGAAATGGCCAGCGGAGGTCTGAAAACTCCACAGCAGGCAGTACAAAACAGCCAGGAGCATTATTCCTGTAGGCTTCACAAGGTCTGCTGGAACTGGTTAATTGGAGTCACAGACTTCTTTCCAGCTACTCCTACAGTGACTATCACATGTCTTGGCTGAGACCTATATAATACCACTCCCACCTCCAGCATCAAACACTTTCAGTCTTTATCTTAAGCTTTCATCCTCTGAAAAGCACATGACTGACTTTTCTTTGGAATTGGCACATATCCCACCAGTGGGATAGGCCTATGTTAAGGTGAAAAACTCTATTCACCAttaatagtttaatttttatCGTTAGAATATTAACAGTAAGATTAACTATAATAATAATGCCTGACCTAAACACACCCAGCTAACAGACTACAAACTTAATGATGATTTGAACTTGCAAATGAGAGGTAGTATCAGGAATAGAACTTCTCTTATTAAGAAAGTTTAGGAAGTATTAGAGATTATGGGTTTAAGGTTGTTATTTCTCAGAGACCATGAATAGGCTACAACATTTCAAGGACTCAATTTGCAGAGAGAGATTGTCTTCAGAGTCCAAAGataatttgttatatattattGAATTTCAGTTTACTTATTTTCCCCGATAATCCTGATGCATTTTCGGACAAATCCTCAGAATAGCTGACTCTGATAGCTAGGTGATCTTCATTGTGGGGCTACCCCACGGCaaagagctctctctctctctctctctctctctctttctcccccggctccctcatttttctctgtgtgtgtctctctctccaaTGCTGTAGCCATGTTGTTTTACATACAAATTCTAGAAATtcggaatttatttaaaaatgtttttgcaatGTGTTTTGTGAAAAGAAATTCTCAATtagtgaatgaaaaaaatttttttaacaaatatattttgatcaTCTCAATTATTTTAGAAGTTTCTTCTTTGTGTGTACAGTGAGCTAAAAATACAACTTAactatttatgttattttccaaTGAATAGTTTAGATCATAAGTAAATCAGACTTTTAATAGAAGAGAAGTATTTGTGGGCTGATGATGttagaaagaaatacataatttagGATAATGATATGCAAGTGTTATCAAGGGAATGTCCTTGATTAATTCCCCAAAGAGTGGGCATGAGTTGGACAGACAATTGAGAATAGATTAAACACCTGAGGCAGGGGAAATACGTGGAGATGGGAGTTGTGTTTCATCTGTTGAGTTGGAGCATTAAACTCACATAGGTCTCCACACATCATAGCATATTAAACCTGGGCCCAATCCATGGAGGAGCTTCAAGACTTCGTGATTTGAACTAAGGTGAGCCCTTTTGTGAGCTGAAGAGCGACAAAATGAGAATAGTCAAATCAATGTTGCCCATCTGAAGCTTTCTTATTTGTCCTCCTCCATACTTAAAGCTGGGTGGTCACCTGAAACTAacgaaaaagggaaagaaagtggaAGCTTTGAGGAGATCATCAATGTTTGGGCTCTTAGCTGAAGGGTTCTAGGAAAAGCCATCACTATTTTGATGATGCTGTAGTGTCAGCCTGCTCTGCTTTCTTCCCTATTTGCTAgagtttttctcattatttaagaaaaaaaaagaaaaagccaaggcTACTCCATACAACTTTTTTGAGAACTAGAGGAGGCTTTGCAGTATATGGAGCAGTGTGTgggtgaagaggaagagaagtTTCCATGGAAATGCTGCCTCTGGCTGGGATCAGGAAGTCATCACATGATCTCCACAAGGAagcttaatcttttttttctctctctctctttcagagcCACAAAGAGATTAACACAAGGCTTCATGTCCCTGGGGAGCCTTGGTTCTGCATTACGTGTAACCACATGTGgcattttgtaattcttttctAACTATTTGCAGACAGAATTCAACTTCTTATGTTGAGTTTAATTAAGAATTTTGCCTTACACTTGCCCCACTATCAGACTTCCAGTGAAATAACTTAGAAAGTCTTCATCATGTTCTTTAAGGGCCTTTGTGTCTGCTGTCCCGTCTATTTTTCATAATCTTTAGAGCCTTCTTAGAGGAATTACTAAAATGCACCTTGTCCCATTAATTTCCTTTACAAAGTTGATTTTCTTAAATAGACCTCTTCATTTGTCTGCAATAGAAGACACTGTCTCCTCTGCCCTACATGTGTTGTAGTCTTCAGTCTTACTGCCAGTCCTGGGTTCCAAAATACTAAATCCCACTTAGAGTGTTTCCTGACTcagatgtacatttttttttaagacagagcctcactctgtcacaaagctggagtgcagtggtgtgatcttggctcacaccaACCTCtgattcctgagttcaagcgattcttctgccccagcctcctgagtagttaagactacaagtgtgcgccaccacacctggctaatttttgtatttttaagagaaaccaggtttcatcatgttggccaggttggtcttgatctcctgacctcatgatccacccacctcggcctcccaaagtgctgggattacaggagtaagccaccatgcccagcctagatgtACATTCTTTAGGTATCTTCAGGCTATAGGATTTGAAAGGGTCCTATCCTATTTTAGGAGGCTTATTGTATGATCTGACATGAAATTAATGCAGTACTCTACTCTGTAAAGTAGGATTAGGGGTTCAGTAAATACTCTGCAAGTATTTACTAAGCACCACCTATCAGACATACAGAGAGAGATGGGAATGCTAAGAATGACAAAAATATCATAAAGGATATGGtcccttaaaataatattttacttttggtaattttaaataatatttttaactacattactttaaatacttttttctggattaaattattttttaagatctataagagaaaataaagaacgAAATCAGAGAACATGACAGAAGTGCCTTTTTAGTCTCACGAGGGGAAGGGTGGTCCCGGATGATTTTATGGGAGAAGTGACATTTCAAGTGACACTTGAGGGGTAAGTAGAAGTCTGTCTGATGAAGAGGAGAACAGTGGGGGTGTGAGCTTTCCAGGCAGAGGCAATACCATTAGCAAAGTCTCCAAAGCGGAAGTAGGTTGGCATATTCAAGGGATTTAAGGATGGTTAACATGGCTGCAACCTCCAAAATGGTAGAGGTGTGATGTAAGTATGGAGGTGTATGTAGGGACCACCTCATCATCCATAAAGCTTTGGGTAAACATACATGAATTTCAAACTTTTCACTGTAGCTACAGAGGTGAGAACAGATGTGGGGTGGAGCTAGACTAAATGTAGAAATAGTTGTTAGGAGGTTGTTGATGTAAACTAGGCAAAAATGATGTTGCTTAGACTATAATAATGATCCCTGAGATGGATGTAAGTTAATGAGTTTGAGAGATAAGTGGATGATAAATTTAAGAGCAGTAAGAAGTGAAGGGAAAGAAGATTTGAGGCTGTAAGCTAGGTTTTTGTCTTGTGCCATTAACTTCAAATAAGGAACAATGGAGGCTAAATGTTTGTGGGAATTGAATATGGGTTCATTTTTAGATATGCTGAGTTTGAGTATAAACTAGCCACAGTCACTGGTCCTCTTTTTCTGGTATTTATATAgatcattcactcactcactggtGTTAAACTAGtcactcttcctctttttcctcactTAGATCCTTGTATTTGCTCTTTTATTTGGTGGTGGTTTGAAtccattttctggttttgtttctcAGCCCTCCTTTCAATTACAATAGCAGCTACCCTTTGTTAAATACCACTAACATAATTATCTCAGTATCAACAGCtaccatttaaagaaaaaaattactgtggAAATATGTAGCCATCAACTATTTGTATTTAAAGTTTAgactcatttatttgttcaataaatattgagtaTCTATTATTCCTAAGACCTTATAGTAAATACCTGGAGCATATAAGTTGTATAAGTCACTGACCCTTAATTTGATGTCATGAAGTCAGACTTTCTGATGTAATATACAAGGTCTGCCTTGTATATTAGTTCTCAGGCcccattagaagaaaaaaaggggggaaaggaTTAGCATATACTTAAGATTTGTTCAGTAATTTCGCTTATCACAACCTGAGTGTGTTCAAGTCTACCACACAGGGCTGTTtggacttttaaattatttaatagatGTTAAACATTCAATATAAGGTCTGACACATAATTAAGTACTTAGTAAATGTTCACCGTTCTCATTAAAGACCACAAATTTGGTGGCAATAGTGTTCATCACTACAATGCTCTCAATACTTTTAGGCTATTTTTAATCTTAAGAGCTTGGTAATAAGTATTTTACTGGCTATAATTAAATATCTTTGCTTTAAATTggcccctccttctctccttagCAACCTCAATTGCCCTTTTCTCCAATTAAAACTTTGTTCCTTAGGATATTGAATGTCTGCAATTACACTGAGATGTCATACAATTTGACATAGAATTTGGAAATTGGCACATGCTCCTTCTATTACCaataatgcttttctttcttattgacTTGCATAATTTCTATGCATACTGTAAGATACATCTCAGGTGTTATAACTTCAAGAAAGCCTTTCCTGATCTTCAGACCTTCTCTGAAGATAAGCTGGGGGACTATGTTGCATTTTCTCATTCTACCCTGAATTCACCTTTATCATGGCACTCACAACAATGTATATAATCTACTGATGTTTCTCATGCCCTTTCTATATCATAAAtcctttaagaataaaaatgtggTTTCACACCAAATGCCTAGAACATTGCATGTCAAGTATGTCTGTAGTAGATgtagaatggatggatgaatgaatcaaCATTACAAATTCTTTatgcttatttaataaattttaaaattttagactaGTGGATGCATTTTTAAGATCACATAGTATCATTTTGGATGCACGAAAAGCAGAGCTAGAGGAGGAGTGGTAAAAGTATTGTGCTAACCTACCCCGTGTTAGCCAGA
Encoded here:
- the TYR gene encoding tyrosinase, which translates into the protein MLLAVLYCLLWSFQTSAGHFPRACVSSKNLMEKECCPPWSGDGSPCGQLSGRGACQNILLSNAPLGPQFPFTGVDDRESWPSIFYNRTCQCFGNFMGFNCGNCKFGFWGPNCTERRLLVRRNIFDLSVPEKDKFLAYLTLAKQTISSDYVIPTGTYGQMKNGSTPMFSDINIYDLFVWIHYYVSMDALLGGSKIWKDIDFAHEAPGFLPWHRLFLLRWEQEIQKVTGDENFTIPYWDWRDAEKCDICTDEYMGAQHPANPNLLSPASFFSSWQIICSRLEEYNSHQTLCNGMPEGPLHRNPGNHDKSRTPRLPSSADVESCLSLTEYESGSMDKSANFSFRNTLEGFASPLTGIADASQSSMHNALHIYMNGTMSQVQASANDPIFLLHHAFVDSIFEQWLRRHRPLLEVYPEANAPIGHNRESYMVPFIPLYRNGDFFISSKDLGYDYSYLQDSDPDSFQDYIKSYLEQASRIWSWLLGAAMVGAALTALLAGLVSFLCRQKRKELPEEKQPLLMEKQDSHSLLYQSHV